In Synechococcus sp. PCC 6312, one genomic interval encodes:
- the gpmI gene encoding 2,3-bisphosphoglycerate-independent phosphoglycerate mutase, translating into MTSTSIAPVVLVILDGWGYREESAGNAVALAKTPVMDSLWAAYPHTLVHTSGKAVGLPRGQMGNSEVGHLNIGAGRTVPQELVRISDAAEDETLHQNPALVKLCQALKSRQRKLHLIGLCSEGGVHSHLDHLYALVEMAQQQGITEVCIHAITDGRDTPPMEAKEVLKTLEEHLKDIGLGKVVTVSGRYYAMDRDRRWDRVELAYRVMVSNDGMNSLAPWEVAAAAYQLEITDEFIQPVRIAAGAVEPGDGVIFFNFRPDRARQLTQAFIDPNFQGFPREQIEPLEFVTLTQYDSSLTCDVAFPPQNLNKILGEVISEAGLSQLRVAETEKYAHVTYFFNGGIEDPFPGEDRVLIPSPMVPTYDRAPAMSAAAVTEAVVAGVEKGIYSLVVVNYANPDMVGHTGQIPATIQALETVDRFLGQVIDSTLKMGGTLLITADHGNAEYMQDENGNPWTAHTTNPVPLILVEGEKRQIPGHGTDVQLREGGCLADLAPTILDILKLEQPTEMTGKSLIDTAAYEMRTSRTPVPVKL; encoded by the coding sequence ATGACATCGACATCCATTGCACCTGTTGTTCTCGTTATTTTAGATGGCTGGGGCTACCGAGAAGAATCGGCTGGAAATGCTGTAGCTTTGGCGAAAACACCTGTCATGGACAGTCTATGGGCGGCTTACCCCCACACCTTGGTGCATACTTCCGGTAAAGCAGTCGGTCTGCCGCGGGGGCAAATGGGTAATTCGGAGGTTGGGCATTTAAATATTGGGGCCGGCCGAACTGTGCCTCAGGAGTTAGTCCGTATTTCTGACGCAGCGGAGGATGAAACCTTGCATCAAAATCCGGCCCTTGTCAAGCTCTGCCAGGCCCTGAAAAGCCGTCAAAGGAAGTTACATTTGATTGGCCTATGTTCCGAGGGGGGGGTGCATTCCCATTTAGATCATCTTTATGCCCTTGTGGAAATGGCCCAGCAACAGGGAATTACGGAAGTCTGTATCCATGCCATTACCGATGGTCGTGATACCCCGCCCATGGAAGCCAAGGAGGTGTTAAAAACCCTAGAAGAGCACTTAAAGGACATTGGCCTGGGCAAAGTCGTGACGGTGAGTGGTCGCTATTACGCTATGGATCGAGATCGGCGGTGGGATCGGGTGGAGTTGGCCTATCGAGTGATGGTCTCCAACGATGGGATGAACTCTCTTGCACCGTGGGAAGTGGCAGCGGCGGCTTATCAACTCGAGATTACCGATGAATTTATTCAACCCGTCCGGATTGCAGCGGGGGCGGTTGAGCCAGGGGATGGGGTCATTTTCTTTAACTTTCGCCCCGATCGGGCCCGGCAACTGACTCAGGCCTTTATTGACCCCAATTTCCAGGGATTTCCCCGGGAGCAGATTGAACCCTTAGAATTCGTCACTCTGACCCAATACGACAGTAGTTTGACCTGTGATGTGGCCTTTCCCCCTCAAAACCTGAACAAAATCCTGGGGGAAGTAATTTCCGAAGCCGGGTTATCGCAATTACGGGTGGCCGAAACAGAAAAATACGCCCATGTCACCTACTTTTTTAATGGTGGTATTGAGGATCCCTTTCCGGGGGAAGATCGGGTTTTGATTCCCAGTCCCATGGTTCCCACCTATGATCGGGCCCCAGCCATGTCAGCAGCAGCGGTTACGGAAGCGGTAGTAGCAGGGGTCGAAAAAGGAATTTACTCGTTAGTAGTAGTCAACTACGCCAATCCCGATATGGTTGGACACACGGGGCAAATTCCCGCAACGATCCAGGCCTTGGAAACGGTTGATCGCTTTTTGGGTCAGGTGATTGACAGCACTCTGAAGATGGGCGGCACACTCCTGATTACGGCGGATCATGGGAATGCTGAATATATGCAGGATGAGAATGGCAATCCTTGGACGGCTCACACGACTAACCCTGTACCTTTGATTTTGGTAGAAGGGGAAAAACGGCAAATTCCCGGTCATGGGACGGATGTGCAACTGCGTGAGGGAGGCTGTTTAGCGGACTTGGCCCCGACTATTTTGGACATCCTCAAGTTAGAGCAACCAACGGAAATGACTGGAAAATCCTTAATCGATACGGCGGCCTATGAGATGCGCACTAGCCGTACCCCTGTCCCGGTTAAGCTTTAA
- a CDS encoding ABC exporter membrane fusion protein, producing the protein MGSPFSLKGMNPWLIGSLVGLGLLTLMVSLRQLTSLPASTPNPAISEIKPPPSEKISALGRLEPEGESIVLSGTPGERIGKLLVKEGDFAQPGQVLLYLDSYPERLAERNLAADQLAEAQKRLQAETELGEAQITEARSRLNQVTKPKLAQMQAQKATIQRIAAELASSQREYQRFRQLSQAGAISQQQLEDKELIVRSRTEELEAAQATLSQISNEEQTNAVNAQDQLRSAQANLSRSQAQILVNSAKRNLELAEARLQRTIIRSPRAGQILKIYTWAGEAIGDDGILQLGNTKQMYAVAEVYETDVPRIQIGQPALIKSPAFPKLISGQVAHVGLLIAKNDVIDTDPAAKTDVRVVEVKIRLDDSRIAAGLTNLQVEVVIDPGRPE; encoded by the coding sequence GTGGGGAGTCCATTTAGTCTCAAGGGCATGAATCCCTGGCTCATCGGTAGTTTGGTCGGTCTCGGGCTATTGACCTTGATGGTGAGTCTTCGACAGTTGACAAGTCTCCCCGCATCTACGCCCAATCCTGCTATCAGTGAGATTAAGCCACCGCCCTCGGAAAAAATCAGTGCCTTGGGCCGCCTTGAGCCAGAAGGGGAGAGTATTGTTTTAAGTGGCACCCCCGGTGAACGGATTGGCAAGCTCTTAGTTAAAGAAGGGGATTTTGCTCAACCCGGCCAAGTTCTGCTCTATTTAGATAGTTATCCGGAACGCTTGGCAGAGCGCAACTTAGCAGCGGATCAGCTGGCAGAAGCCCAGAAACGTCTCCAGGCCGAAACCGAACTGGGAGAAGCCCAAATTACCGAGGCCCGCTCCCGGCTGAACCAAGTCACCAAACCAAAGCTGGCCCAAATGCAGGCCCAAAAAGCCACGATTCAACGGATTGCCGCAGAACTAGCCTCGAGCCAACGGGAATATCAACGGTTTCGCCAGCTATCCCAGGCCGGGGCCATCTCCCAACAACAGCTCGAAGACAAAGAATTGATTGTCCGCAGCCGTACTGAAGAACTGGAAGCCGCCCAGGCCACCTTGAGCCAAATTAGCAACGAAGAACAGACCAACGCCGTCAATGCCCAAGATCAACTCCGCTCTGCCCAGGCCAACCTCAGTCGTTCCCAGGCCCAGATTCTCGTCAACTCTGCCAAACGGAATTTAGAATTAGCCGAAGCTCGTCTCCAGCGCACCATCATTCGTTCTCCCCGGGCTGGCCAAATCCTGAAAATCTATACCTGGGCCGGGGAAGCCATTGGTGATGATGGGATTTTACAACTGGGCAATACAAAGCAGATGTATGCTGTCGCCGAAGTCTATGAAACCGATGTCCCCCGGATCCAAATCGGCCAACCGGCCCTGATTAAAAGCCCCGCCTTCCCCAAGCTGATTTCTGGTCAAGTGGCCCATGTCGGCCTGCTCATTGCTAAAAACGATGTCATTGATACGGATCCGGCGGCCAAAACCGATGTCCGGGTTGTGGAGGTAAAAATTCGTCTGGATGATAGTCGTATTGCCGCTGGCCTGACCAATTTGCAGGTAGAAGTTGTGATTGATCCAGGTAGGCCAGAATGA
- the devC gene encoding ABC transporter permease DevC, with translation MIFAIPLAWLQLQRERIRLLVAVAGIAFAVVLMMMQFGFRDALFKAAVRFHDGINADIVLISPQSTALIAMKTFTRRRLYQAGGFVGVESVSPLYLGFGLWRNPVDKTTRQLLVIGVDPTADSFILPGVRENREKIKLADHALFDVDSRAQFGPVSQLLQDNGRVITEVSGRQITVDAAFHMGANFGADGNLLTSDLNFLRLFPRRPVGLIDVGLIKVKPGTAVETLVAQMRAELPNDVLVLTHQGFVDFERTYWEKSTSIGFIFSLGALMGFIVGTVIVYQVLYTDVSDHLPEYATLKAMGYRNLYFYGVVMQESLILSVLGYIPGVAVAFVLYNLIYRATALPVGMTVERALMVFVLTVMMCTVSGGIAMRRVQAADPADIF, from the coding sequence ATGATTTTTGCGATTCCCCTGGCCTGGCTCCAACTCCAACGGGAACGGATTCGGCTGCTAGTCGCTGTGGCAGGCATTGCTTTTGCAGTGGTTTTGATGATGATGCAGTTTGGCTTTCGGGATGCCCTGTTCAAGGCTGCGGTGCGCTTTCACGATGGGATTAACGCCGATATTGTCCTGATTAGCCCCCAATCCACAGCCCTAATTGCGATGAAGACCTTTACCCGGCGGCGGCTCTATCAAGCAGGTGGGTTTGTCGGAGTTGAGTCTGTTTCCCCCTTGTATTTGGGCTTTGGTCTCTGGCGGAATCCGGTGGATAAAACCACGCGTCAACTCCTCGTGATTGGGGTCGATCCCACGGCTGACTCCTTTATTTTGCCAGGGGTTCGGGAAAATCGGGAAAAAATTAAACTTGCCGATCATGCCCTGTTTGATGTGGACTCCCGCGCTCAATTTGGGCCGGTTAGTCAACTGCTACAGGACAATGGGCGGGTGATCACTGAAGTTTCCGGGCGACAAATCACAGTGGATGCGGCCTTTCACATGGGGGCGAACTTTGGGGCTGATGGCAATTTACTCACCAGCGACCTGAATTTTTTACGGTTATTTCCGCGCCGGCCTGTGGGACTGATTGATGTTGGGTTAATTAAGGTTAAACCAGGGACTGCGGTTGAAACGCTCGTGGCTCAGATGCGCGCAGAGCTACCCAATGATGTTCTTGTTCTCACCCATCAAGGCTTTGTGGATTTTGAGCGCACCTATTGGGAAAAAAGCACTTCTATTGGGTTTATCTTTTCCCTGGGGGCCTTGATGGGCTTCATTGTCGGCACAGTCATTGTCTATCAGGTGCTTTACACAGATGTCTCGGATCACTTACCAGAGTATGCCACCCTCAAGGCCATGGGCTATCGGAATTTATATTTCTATGGGGTGGTCATGCAGGAGTCGCTAATTCTGTCTGTATTGGGCTATATTCCAGGGGTTGCGGTGGCATTTGTGCTATACAACCTAATTTATAGAGCCACTGCGCTCCCGGTGGGGATGACTGTTGAGCGAGCCTTGATGGTCTTTGTCCTGACAGTCATGATGTGTACTGTATCGGGCGGCATTGCCATGAGGCGGGTCCAGGCCGCGGATCCGGCTGATATTTTCTAA
- a CDS encoding DevA family ABC transporter ATP-binding protein produces the protein MEPVIDIQGLNHYFGSGRLRKQVLFQLEAQIYPGEIVIMTGPSGSGKTTLLTLIGALRSAQEGSLRVLGQELRHSSTSQQLQIRRQTGYIFQANNLLHSLTARQNVMMSMDLQPDIPAPMAEKRVTEMLTAVGLGDHLDYLPHHLSGGQKQRVAIARALVGHPKLVLADEPTAALDKQSGRDVVEIMRKLAQEQGCTILLVTHDNRILDVADRLIQMEDGRLFQNLPTPAGMEHLGR, from the coding sequence ATGGAACCCGTTATTGATATTCAAGGCTTAAATCATTATTTTGGCTCTGGTCGTCTCCGTAAGCAGGTTTTGTTCCAGCTAGAGGCCCAGATCTATCCGGGGGAAATTGTGATTATGACCGGGCCATCAGGATCTGGTAAAACCACCCTCCTGACATTGATTGGAGCCTTACGGTCGGCCCAAGAGGGAAGCTTACGGGTTTTGGGACAAGAACTCCGCCATTCCAGCACCAGTCAACAACTACAAATTCGTCGCCAAACTGGCTATATCTTCCAAGCCAACAACTTACTCCACTCCCTGACGGCCCGCCAAAATGTGATGATGTCAATGGATTTACAGCCGGATATTCCTGCCCCCATGGCTGAAAAACGAGTCACAGAGATGTTAACGGCGGTGGGATTGGGGGATCATCTGGATTACTTACCCCATCACTTATCGGGCGGTCAAAAACAACGGGTTGCCATTGCCAGAGCCTTAGTGGGCCATCCCAAGTTGGTTTTAGCTGATGAACCCACCGCAGCCTTAGATAAACAGTCAGGGCGAGATGTGGTGGAAATTATGCGGAAACTGGCCCAGGAACAGGGTTGTACAATTTTGCTAGTGACCCATGACAACCGAATTTTAGATGTGGCGGATCGGTTAATTCAGATGGAGGACGGGCGGCTGTTTCAAAATTTACCCACACCTGCGGGAATGGAGCACTTAGGGAGATAA
- the rlmN gene encoding 23S rRNA (adenine(2503)-C(2))-methyltransferase RlmN yields MNAAVLSPHGPLLGASKPELMAWAESQHQPAYRGQQLHQWLYQKGIHSLTEVTVFPQQWRNSLESVAVGRSQIQARHPSPDGTVKYLLKLADGLVIETVGIPTAKRLTVCVSAQVGCPMACDFCATGKGGFTRNLARHEIVDQVLTVQADFGERVSHVVLMGMGEPLLNLEAVLEAVQCLNQDVGIGQRNITISTVGVPGQIKRLASFSLQVTLAVSLHAPDQALRLELIPSAKHYPLNSLIQDCRDYVQKTGRRVSFEYTVLAGVNDSPAQALALAQLLKGFQSHVNLIPYNPIQDASYRRPSPHQLQTFLNILHQAGLAASIRRSRGLERDAACGQLRGQYSG; encoded by the coding sequence ATGAACGCTGCCGTTTTATCCCCGCATGGCCCTCTCCTGGGTGCGTCTAAACCTGAACTCATGGCCTGGGCTGAATCCCAACATCAACCGGCCTATCGGGGGCAACAACTCCATCAATGGCTGTATCAAAAAGGGATTCACTCATTAACAGAGGTGACGGTCTTTCCCCAGCAGTGGCGGAATTCTTTGGAGTCTGTGGCGGTGGGGCGTTCCCAAATCCAGGCCCGGCATCCCAGTCCCGATGGTACCGTTAAGTATCTTTTAAAACTGGCGGATGGCCTGGTGATTGAAACGGTGGGGATTCCGACTGCCAAGCGATTAACGGTCTGTGTTTCTGCCCAAGTCGGCTGTCCCATGGCCTGTGATTTTTGTGCCACCGGGAAAGGGGGGTTCACCCGCAACTTAGCCCGTCATGAAATTGTTGATCAGGTGTTAACCGTCCAGGCCGATTTTGGGGAACGGGTCAGCCATGTGGTTTTAATGGGGATGGGAGAGCCGCTTTTGAATTTAGAGGCCGTGTTAGAGGCTGTGCAATGCTTGAATCAAGACGTGGGGATTGGGCAGCGTAATATCACCATTTCTACAGTGGGGGTTCCAGGCCAGATTAAACGCCTAGCCAGCTTTAGTCTCCAAGTGACCTTAGCGGTGAGTCTCCATGCCCCTGACCAAGCACTCCGATTAGAACTCATTCCCAGTGCCAAGCATTACCCGTTAAATTCACTCATTCAAGATTGTCGGGACTATGTGCAGAAAACAGGCCGGCGGGTGAGTTTTGAATATACGGTTTTAGCGGGGGTGAATGATTCTCCGGCCCAGGCCTTGGCCTTAGCCCAATTACTCAAAGGGTTTCAAAGTCACGTTAATCTGATTCCCTACAATCCGATTCAGGATGCCAGTTATCGCCGCCCCAGTCCCCACCAGTTACAAACATTTTTGAATATTCTCCACCAAGCCGGTCTTGCGGCCAGTATTCGTCGCTCACGGGGCCTGGAACGAGATGCCGCCTGTGGGCAATTACGGGGCCAATATTCGGGTTAA